One Drosophila santomea strain STO CAGO 1482 chromosome 4, Prin_Dsan_1.1, whole genome shotgun sequence DNA window includes the following coding sequences:
- the LOC120454924 gene encoding tau-tubulin kinase homolog Asator isoform X3, whose protein sequence is MHLQEYLRNDENVSAPDDGNQSCQPSSNHDQYLSHNRNCQKNLLRLHPPPPSKPPPLVGAILQTRLLHQINSAAIADADADLNAIKELRYPHVLQRSATLPAKHNRLGVRSRVTFRVPTSNRPANDSDFHLPQTQVAVAEKAKILVKAKDRESVKMTSEDLLQPGHVVKERWKVVRKIGGGGFGEIYEGQDLITREQVALKVESARQPKQVLKMEVAVLKKLQGKEHVCRFIGCGRNDRFNYVVMQLQGKNLAELRRAQPRGAFSLSTTLRLGLQILKAIESIHSVGFLHRDIKPSNFSVGRLPYNCRRVYMLDFGLARQYTTGTGEVRCPRAAAGFRGTVRYASINAHRNREMGRHDDLWSLFYMLVEFVNGQLPWRKIKDKEQVGLTKEKYDHRILLKHLPSDLKQFLEHIQTLTYADRPDYAMLIGLFERCMKRRGVKESDPYDWEKVDSAAIGNISATGNSSIPIKNDYMHGNITQMTVAASNASGTEYARKRAEIETAHITATDPLNMKEKVDKNCNATSLATPAKGSGEATVQHGNTANNQNMKTKGLQQQSTITTNSQVAIPNIQSAPIKSGMTEREDVQYTKMEERAPTKFLPMKPNGESDNMVDIAAKCTFEQKHVELNDTEIAGRAYLSGVEQHQKSQIKKYNSPEITNKQAQRPGTVTHENTSEINRSAEEQKSTFGRLRVLTAPPMSVHDLTAGGGLGQQVSELSGKQDQFPAPTNAAPIGGITPSTKFCSQHGQIFGMAAMPPINRRSATSTNLRPSSSGVNTNSSQRVNSGPTAGGGVGTGSNTARSSVAGDHSVTQFALIDDENVSALQQVTKGGALTLASQWKSQFDDSEDTTDNEWNREHQVYRMDIARNVCVRETYSETTYLAKVKPTTSLALRNMLPSLFKTDSALNNTNDSQDKSKHRSSLPNVSVNDFDNQLVQSNSDAILVEDAKMPWRVQTKACQRSNLGLGSAIQDNNCCISGRLEIRVIPKETSHLDDSVYYDAMGAVKNTPTTNEGLDHSDPAVINCDEMEATAAVIPFPKNSISKSMTPSDKDATEERIGSNLCSQYCAGANKQQLNGNSVMSNIISDHENSNAASPRTKLTKDSTVGLGENESGSDLPLLNPSKIPVRQSKCASWAGVDIISASKTLESVEVPQEVSYHPQSDTPNSVMDIIPVRKTTYSIALEYPPNITDLTPGLRRRRESTEGKYVTDPTQLPLKFQRPRSRTSSRTRGIPNAMVENSDDNGTVMSAEKTGHGGRHVVKIEELNNFTTRDFSAELHPKCAISPPPGDPKMENSARLRRYRHNVE, encoded by the exons ATGCATTTGCAGGAGTACCTCAG AAACGACGAAAATGTTTCCGCACCCGACGATGGAAATCAATCATGTCAGCCTTCTTCCAACCATGATCAGTACCTAAGTCATAACCgcaattgccaaaaaaaccTGTTGAGGCTtcacccaccacccccatCTAAACCACCGCCGCTCGTTGGTGCCATCCTGCAAACCCGTCTTCTACATCAGATAAACTCGGCCGCCATtgcagatgcggatgcggacTTGAACGCAATAAAGGAGCTTCGATACCCACATGTCCTGCAACGGTCGGCAACTTTGCCAGCAAAACACAACCGCTTAGGGGTTCGAAGCCGCGTGACCTTTAGGGTCCCAACGTCCAACCGCCCTGCTAACGATTCAGATTTTCATCTACCCCAAACTCAGGTTGCAGTCGCCGAAAAGGCCAAAATATTGGTTAAAGCCAAGGATAGGGAGTCCGTCAAAATGACTTCTGAGGATTTACTGCAGCCGGGTCATGTTGTAAAGGAGCGATGGAAG GTTGTTCGTAAAATTGGTGGAGGCGGCTTTGGAGAGATATATGAGGGTCAAGATCTTATTACCCGTGAACAAGTCGCCCTTAAAGTAGAGTCCGCCCGCCAACCCAAACAGGTGCTCAAAATGGAAGTCGCAGTTCTTAAGAAATTGCAGGGCAAGGAGCACGTATGTCGATTTATCGGATGCGGGCGGAATGATCGATTTAACTATGTGGTGATGCAGCTTCAAGGAAAGAATTTAGCTGAGCTCAGACGCGCTCAGCCGCGAGGCGCCTTTTCGCTTAGTACAACACTTAGGTTAGGGTTACAAATTTTAAAGGCCATTGAATCCATCCATTCAGTGGGATTTCTTCATCGTGATATTAAACCG AGCAATTTTTCTGTGGGTCGTTTGCCTTATAATTGTCGACGTGTCTATATGCTTGACTTTGGATTGGCGCGTCAATATACCACTGGCACAGGGGAAGTGCGGTGTCCAAGGGCGGCTGCCGGTTTTCGCGGCACGGTTCGGTATGCTTCTATTAATGCACACCGAAATAGAGAAATGGGACGCCACGATGATCTGTGGTCATTGTTTTACATGCTCGTTGAGTTTGTAAATGGGCAATTGCCATggcgaaaaataaaagacaagGAACAAGTTGGGTTGACAAAGGAAAAATATGACCACAGAATACTGTTAAAGCATTTGCCTTCAGATTTGAAGCAATTTCTGGAGCATATTCAAACGCTTACATATGCAGACCGTCCGGACTACGCG ATGCTTATCGGTTTGTTTGAGAGGTGTATGAAAAGACGTGGGGTCAAAGAGTCGGATCCTTATGACTGGGAAAAAGTGGATTCCGCGGCGATTGGAAATATAAGTGCAACAGGCAATTCATCAATTCCTATAAAAAACGATTACATGCATGGAAATATTACACAAATGACTGTGGCAGCATCTAACGCAAGTGGCACAGAATAC GCACGAAAGAGAGCAGAAATCGAAACCGCACATATTACGGCGACCGATCCCCTAAATATGAAAGAAAAA gTTGACAAAAACTGTAATGCAACTTCACTAGCAACGCCAGCAAAAGGATCTGGTGAAGCCACTGTACAACATGGTAATACTgcaaataatcaaaatatgaaaacaaaaggaCTGCAACAGCAGTCTACCATAACCACAAATTCCCAAGTAGCCATACCAAATATCCAAAGTGCTCCAATCAAGTCAGGAATGACTGAAAGGGAGGATGTACAG TATACGAAGATGGAAGAAAGGGCACCGACAAAATTTTTACCAATGAAACCTAATGGAGAGAGTGATAATATGGTTGATATCGCCGCAAAATGTACATTTGAACAAAAACACGTAGAATTAAATGATACTGAGATAGCTGGCAGAGCTTACTTGAGCGGGGTTGAACAGCATCAAAAGtctcaaataaaaaaatataattcacCTGAGATAACAAATAAGCAGGCACAGAGGCCTGGGACCGTAACACACGAAAATACCTCTGAAATCAATCGGTCAGCGGAGGAACAGAAATCAACGTTTGGGCGACTGCGTGTGCTTACAGCCCCGCCAATGAGTGTACATGATCTAACAGCGGGTGGAGGCCTTGGCCAACAAGTGTCAGAATTATCAGGAAAACAAGATCAGTTTCCTGCCCCTACCAATGCTGCCCCAATAGGTGGAATCACCCCATCCACAAAATTTTGCAGCCAACATGGACAAATTTTTGGAATGGCTGCCATGCCGCCAATTAATCGCCGTTCTGCAACGTCCACCAATTTACGGCCATCTTCATCTGGAGTTAATACCAATTCAAGCCAAAGGGTTAATAGTGGACCGACAGCTGGTGGAGGAGTCGGTACCGGAAGCAATACTGCCAGAAGCAGCGTTGCAGGTGATCATTCGGTCACTCAATTTGCTTTAATAGACGACGAGAACGTTTCTGCTTTGCAACAAGTAACCAAAGGAGGAGCGCTCACATTAGCATCGCAATGGAAGAGTCAGTTCGATGATTCTGAGGATACTACTGATAACGAATGGAATAGAGAACATCAG gTATATCGCATGGATATTGCGAGGAATGTCTGTGTGCGAGAAACTTATTCGGAAACCACTTATTTGGCTAAGGTTAAGCCTACCACCTCGTTGGCTTTAAGGAATATGCTACCGTCTCTTTTTAAAACAGATTCAGCATTAAATAATACTAATGACAGTCAAGATAAATCGAAACATCGAAGCAGCCTTCCCAATGTTTCAGTTAACGATTTTGACAACCAACTAGTGCAATCGAATTCTGACGCAATACTTGTTGAGGACGCTAAAATGCCCTGGCGAGTACAGACAAAGGCATGCCAAAGAAGTAATTTAGGTTTAGGATCAGCGATCCAGGACAACAACTGTTGCATTAGTGGGCGACTGGAAATTCGTGTTATTCCCAAAg AAACCTCTCATCTGGATGATTCTGTTTACTATGATGCGATGGGAGCTGTTAAAAATACTCCAACCACTAATGAAGGACTCGATCATTCTGATCCAGCCGTAATTAACTGTGATGAAATGGAGGCAACAGCTGCCGTGATTCCTTTCCCAAAAAATTCAATCAGTAAAAGTATGACACCATCCGACAAGGACGCAACCGAAGAGCGAATCGGATCTAATTTATGTAGCCAATACTGTGCCGGGGCCAATAAACAGCAGTTAAATGGAAACAGTGTAATGAGCAACATAATAAGTGATCATGAAAATAGCAATGCAGCTTCCCCCAGAACTAAACTTACAAAAGACAGCACTGTCGGCTTAGGGGAAAATGAGTCTGGATCAGATTTACCGCTATTGAATCCAAGCAAAATTCCAGTACGCCAATCAAAATGTGCATCTTGGGCAGGTGTTGATATTATAAGTGCATCTAAGACACTTGAGTCCGTGGAAGTACCACAGGAAGTCTCTTACCATCCACAGTCTGACACGCCAAATTCTGTAATGGATATTATACCTGTTCGAAAAACCACTTACTCCATTGCTTTAGAATATCCCCCTAATATAACGGATCTTACACCAG GCTTACGTCGGCGTAGAGAATCAACTGAAGGAAAGTATGTCACGGACCCAACACAATTGCCACTAAAATTTCAAAGACCACGATCTCGAACCTCTAGCAG AACCCGTGGCATTCCAAATGCAATGGTTGAAAATTCGGATGATAACGGCACTGTAATGAGCGCAGAAAAAACCGGACATGGTGGACGTCATGTCGTAAAAATCGaagaattaaataattttacaaCCAGAGACTTTTCTGCTGAGCTACACCCCAAGTGCGCCATTTCACCACCACCGGGGGAtccaaaaatggaaaatagtGCGCGACTTCGTCGTTACAGGCATAATGTAGAATAA